The segment CAGTGACGACTATCTTGTCAAACCCTTCTCACCAATCGAACTTGTGGCAAGAGTCAATTCCATTTTTAGACGGATCTCCTTAAGTGGTAGTTCTGAGGTCCAGACCACACTTAACTTCGCAAACATGGTGATCGATGAAAAAACGCGTCAAATCACCTATAAAAATACGGTCTTCGACGTCTCCCCGACAGAATTCGATTTTTTAGCCTACCTTTTTAACAATCAGGATAAGGCGGTATCAAGGGAAGAACTGCTCAAGAATGTCTGGCAATTTGAAGATGTTGTCGATACCAGAGCCACAGACGATGTCGTCAAGCGCTTACGAAAAAAACTTGCCCCCACAGGTGTACGGATAACCGCCGTCTGGGGATTCGGATTCAAATTGGAGACCAGCGATGAAAAAACAGAAAACACTTAATCAAAAAATTCGACTGCCTTATCTGATGATGATTGTCATCATGCCTCTTTTAGTCTTTATCGTTTTTAACTTCGCACTGAGAAGCTATTTTTACAGAAATACGCTCAACGACCTAAAACAATCATTCACGACTGTTCAGGTCCTTGTAAGGGAAGAGGTCGCCACTCGACTGCCGCAAACAACGACTCAACCCACCTTGGAGCAGGTCAGGAGCACCCTGACATCGCTCAATCATGCGATAAGGCTCGCCAAGAGAACCCAGAACACGGAGATACTCTTTACAAACTCAAACGAAAAGCTGATTTTTCCAAAGGACTTTTCCGAGACGGACTTAAGCGAGGATCTAATCGCAGACCTTGTTTCAAAAGCAGGACCGCAGTCGCTGAATGTCACACAAAAGATAGATTACGACGGCCGGACTTATCTGGTGGCCTATTCCGAACTGAAGGTTCTTAGTTCAAGGGCAAGTCAAAATTACCTGATCCTAGTTGCGCCACTCATCCAAAACGATTCTATGCTAAGACAGATCAATCTGATCCTTATCGGCATCATCCTAGTCGCTGTGGCGATAGGTTCTCTTGTTGCAAACAAGGTTTCGGGGGATATAACAAAACCCATCAGAGCTGCCGCACTACACGCGACAGAAATATCCAAAGGCAAGTATGATCTGATCAGCTCAGATCCTAAATCAAAAGAGATGAGCGTGCTTTACAACAGCCTTAACGACATGAGTAGTGTCATCCAGCAGTCCGAACAGGCACGGATATACTACTTTCAAAACCTATCCCACGACCTGCGTACACCGCTGATGTCAATCCAGGGCTATGCCGAAGGAATCTCATCGGGAGTATTTGAAGATACCGCTCAGGCCGCAGCGATCATCGCTTCTGAAAGCATCCGTCTCAAACTTCTTGTCGATCAGCTACTGACGCTCTCAAGGCTTGAAAGCGGCGCGCAAAAGCTGCACCTTGAAAAAGTCGACATCAAGGAGCTGCTGGACCAATATGCGCAAAGAGTTCAAGGCATCACCAAACAGCAAAATAAGATGGTAACACTCAACTGTCCAGACGATTGTTACCTTCTACTCGATGAGGAGCTGTTTGAAAAGGCGATCACCAATCTTCTTTCCAATGCGGTGAAATACGCACAAAAAATCATCGTCATCGACGTGACAAACCGCGATACCAGTGTCGTAATCCAAATTCAGGACGACGGTCCCGGTTTAAATCCAGAAACGATTCCACATCTGTTCGATCGTTTTTATAAGGGCGACCAAGGCAATTTCGGGTTAGGCTTAGCTATCGTCGCTACAGCTGTTCAGCTCCTAGGTGGCAGGGTCACCGCTGAAAACCACAAAAAAGGTGCCTTATTCACCGTCACCTTAAATAGGACATAATCAGAATCCCTTAGTGGGCAACTAAGGGATTTTTCGTTTTAAAATCACTAAAGTGGGAATCAATACGTTAAGGGCAAGGGGGGATTCAAAATGAAGCACAAGGCATTCATACTCTTTTCACATCTGAGTAAAATACAAGTGTTTACGCTGATTATGATCTTCATTGGCGGAGTGTTTACCTCCTTGCTGGTTCCTTCTTTTTTTGTAACCAGGCAATTTGAAAAACTGGAACAGGAGGAGCTGCTTGTTGATATCGAACGACTGAGAAGTATTCTTACTCAAGAGCAGCAACAACTGACAAACCTAGCACTGGATTGGGGCGAATGGGATGCTACCAATGAGTTTATCGATGACATGAATCAGGCTTACATCGATGAGAACCTCTACTGGGAATACCTAGAAGACAGCCAGGCGCTCAACTATATTTTTTATATCGACAATTTCCATCAAGTCATTTTCGCAGACGGTTATGACTCAGAGATAGGTTCGCTTACAATCGACAAGTTCATCAGTCCACAGATGATCGAGTTGTTTTTTGATAAGATGGCTGAGAACGGACGTAACTTTACAACCGTCGTGAGTACGGATGATGGACCTGTGCTCCTTGCGGGCAACATCATCACCAACTCACACCGTACGACTCCAACTAAGGGACTTATCATGATGGGTAGGCTGATCGATCACACCATGGTCGACTCATTGTCCGTACACTTCGGTGTACCTATTGATTTAGGCGAGTCCAACTTTCCTGAAAAAAATCCTTTATACCTAAGCGGTCCGGATTTTTATTATAGCTACCAGACGATTCACCCAGACCTTATCGAGGCGCGCATGACCTTTAAGACCATCGACGGCTCCATGTTCAGCCTTGTCATCCACTGGCCTCGAACCATTTACAACGAAGGTGAAAAAGTGGCGGTTCTTGTCCAAGTGCTTGTCATACTATCCTTCTTATCTGTAAATTTACTTGTGTTCTTCTCGTTGAGCGGATATTTGACCTACATGGAGCGCACCAGGCGCAGACTCGAAAAGGAGCTCAACGCCTCTGAGACGAAATACAGTGATTTATTCAACAACGCTGACGATGCGATTTATATCTACGACGAGAATTTTCTTATCGTGGAGTGCAACAAGACCGCTTATGAGTGTCTTGGACTGACCAGGGAGCAGCTGCTCGAAAAGAGCATGCTTTCGATCGCTCCCTCAGCGATCATCACCTCGATGCAGCAGTTGGTCCTGCTGTCAAAATCCGGTCATGTGAACTACGAAACCCTTCATCATCATAGCGACGGGTCCACTTTTCCTGTGGACATCATGGCGCAGAAGGTCACGTATATGAACAAGACCGCCATCATGGAGATCGCGCGTGACATCACGACACTAAAAAGAGTCACCGATGAACTGGTCGCTGCGAAGAAAAACGCCGAGTCCGCAAATATGGCAAAGAGCATCTTTTTGGCAAATATGAGCCACGAGATCAGAACCCCCATGAATGCGATCATCGGATATTCTCAACTGCTGTTAAATGATCAGTCGATCTCAAGTACTGTGAAGAACAACTTGAAGACCATCAATAAAAGCGGCAACCACTTGCTCGCACTCATCAATGATGTGCTGGAACTTTCAAAGCTCGAGTCTGGAAAGCCACAGATCAATGACAATGATTTTGATCTTATCTCACTTGTCGAAGAAATCATTCAGATGTTCCAGCTCAGAGCCAAGCAAAAGCGGATAAGACTGACCTTCATCCATTCAGATAACTTCCCCGATTTCGTAGTAGGCGATGAAAGCAAAATCAGACAGATCATGATCAATCTGATCGGCAACGCTGTAAAGTTCACTTCGGACGGGGCTATCGACGTTATGATGAATCTTGTCAGCTCGGGTGATATCTTCTATGAGATCACCTTCGATGTTACAGATACTGGGATAGGAATAGCTCTAGAAGAGCAAGACAAGGTATTCCAAAGCTTCACTCAAACCCAAAGCGGAATAAGTTCGGGTACAGGTACAGGCCTTGGCATGTCGATCAGTAGGGAGTACGCCCGTCTTTTAGGCGGCGACCTATTTATCTTGAGAAGTGAATCAGAGGTCGGTTCCTGCTTTAGATTTACCTGCCCCCTTAAAGTGTCAGAAAAACTGGGTATCGCTCTGAATGTACCCGATTCAGAACCATTTAGGCGCCTAAAAGCCGAAAAGCTTGTCGATAAGATAGAGCCCGCTGAAAATGACCGTCTAATCCCTCTAGATATGATCGAGCATTTAAAAGCATCTCTTGAAAATGGAGACAGATTGTCCATTGAAAACCTGCTTCCCAAGTTGATTCGAATCAACAAGGATGTGGCTGAAGAGATTGAAACACTTCTCGATCAATATGATTATGAGTGCATACAGTTGCTATTACAAAAGGAGGCTGAACGTGGACAGACCGACCAATATCATGATTATTGACGACACGCCTGCAAATTTGAAACTACTCGAGCAACTCCTCAGGACAGAAGGATACCATGTATTCAGTTTTCCAAATGGCGAGCTTGCGATAAAAAGCGCCATCAACAAGCGCCCTGATCTGATTTTCCTCGATATCAACATGCCGCAAATGAATGGATACGAGGTTTGCAAAGCGCTAAAGAGCCATCGCAACACATTTGACATCCCCATCATCTTTATCAGTGCGCTGCATAGCACCATGGATAAGGTAAAGGCCTTCAACGCCGGTGGTGTCGATTATGTGTCAAAACCTTTTGAGATAGAAGAAGTCAGAGCGCGGCTCAAGACGCATCTAAAAATCCATGAACTCGAATCCAAACTGAGAGATGTCAGCCATCATCTTGGTGAAATGGTAAAAATGAAGGTCGCAGAAGTCGCAGAATCCCAGTACGCAACCATTATCGCCTTGGCAAGACTTGCAGAATCCAGGGATGACGATATCGGTAACCATATCGAAAGGGTCAAAACCAGCTGTAAACGACTCGCTCAACTTCTTTCAGTTTTTCCCGAATATAAGAACCTCATCACACCGATCTATATCGAAAATCTTTCACATGCCTCACTCTTACACGATATAGGAAAAGTCGCCATAGAGGACGCTATCCTTAAAAAGCCTGAAAGACTGACTATTTCGGAGTTTGAAAGGATGAAAGAACACACCACCATCGGCGCTGACACATTAAAGGTCATCCTCGAAAAGTACCCGCAGAACAAGTTTATCAGCATGGGGCTTGCCATCGCCAACTACCATCATGAAAAGTGGAACGGCACAGGGTATCCAGGGCATCTTTCAGGAATATCCATTCCTTTGCCGGCCAGGGTCATGTCCATCGTCGATGTGTACGACGCACTTCGGTCCAAACGATGCTATAAGGATCCATTCACGCATGACGAATCCATACGGATCATTCAAAGTGAAAAGGGTATCTCCTTCGACCCTCTCATCACAGACATCTTTGTGGAACATCATGAGGAATTCAGACAGATTTATGATATGACTACTTGAACAGTAGGCTCTTTACAATAAAAAATAGACCAAACGACATAGTTCAAAGTCGCTTGGTCTATTTTTCATAGTTTAGAGCAAAGTCCATCTGCCCATTCTTCAATTTTTGTCCAGTCCCGCTGGTCCGCCTTCGAATCTTTAGGTATGCCGAAGATAAACCTGACAGGAGCAGGCATCACATCTCCACTCACACCACCGAACACGGCCGTATCGATAGGTTCCACTATGCTGCTTGGTTTGACAAGCGCCTTATTGACGGTCTTGTTCCACAGCTTTCTTCCTTGGTATGCCATGATTCCAAGTGCGAAATACGCTACTTTGACATTGCTTAGCTCCGCTTTATGCGTATTGACAAACTCATACGCATCTTGTCTCCAGTTCATACCGTTGATCGGGGCACCTATGATGATGCTATCAAAACCCTTAAAGTCCTTTACCTCATCAAGTTGCCGAATCTCTACCGTATGGCCCTTATTTGTCAAAATCTCATTGATCCTCTGTGCCACTTCCCTTGTGGATCCTGTTTTTGTAACATAACCGATCAGTACTTTGCTCATAGAGTCCCTCCTAGTTGCTTAGGTCGATATATCTTCGAAGCTCAGCCATCATGTCTGATATGCTGAAAACCCGTTCGTATCTTTTATAGATCTTGTTCCCATAGATGAACAAGACCGTAGGAAACTGAGTGACATCATACCTTTTGATCAGTTCAGGTGAAAGGTTTGTAGACAATGGCACATAAGTCGCATCACTGATTTGATCCAGTTCTTCAACCAGTTTCATTCCGACAATTTCGCAAACATTGCATTCACGGTCACTCAGATGAACCACAAACCATTTTTCCTCTTGCAACTGCTTAAGTTCCTTTTCGTACATGTTACACCCCATCTATTTCAAGTGGTCGGCACTAATTTTCATAGCCGTCCCCATGGTCTCAAACTCCAATTTTTTATAATAATCAACGAGATTGTCTTTACATACAAGTTGTATGTGCAGTTTGTTGGACCGGCAGTGGTCGACAAGGCGCCTGCTTATTTCTTTACCGATGCCAAGTCCCCTGTGGGGTTCAAGCACTCCCACTCCACAAATATACGCGTTGATGATCCCATCAGATACCACTCGACCGGTTCCGATCAGCTGATCCCCATGATAGGCATAAAGCACATAATAACTTTGAACCATGGTCATTTTCAGTTGATGGCTGGTGATGTTGATTTGCTCCAACCAACCGAGTGCGTCATAAAGAACTGCTATGTCCATTGATGATTTGGGAACCATCACATATTCTATCTTCATCTATTCATCACCCTTTCCTTATGCTTTGTATAGACCATTCTATCTTGATTCTACCCTTAAATCAGGTACGAAATCTTGAAATATCTTTTTTTGACCGCGAGTATCCGGCAGCACTTACTTTTTCTGCATCAGTAGTTCCTATCCGGAAATCTCATTCTCCAGCTGAAATAGTCATTGTCTTCATTCTTTTGGTAGCTTAGACAAGCTGCGAACTTCTCACCCTTCTTGTTGATGAACTGATTGCTGCAGACTTCGCCTTTTTCAAGGAGCTTCATGATGGTGGATTTGGTCGCAGCGACCTTTAACGCCGTAAGATACTTGTCGTTTTTCCAGATGATGAACTTGCAGCCGCCCTTGTAGTTCGTACAGCCATAGCCTTTTTCACCTTCAACGATAGCTGAGCCGCAGGTTGGGCATTTTCCGAGCACCTCGCGGTCGTCTGCTCTCTTGTTTCCAAGATCCTGAATCACATGAAACTGATCGCTTTTGATCGCGTGTACAGCATCTGCGGTAAAGGACTCGATTTCATTTAAAAAGTCGCTTCGAGGAATTTCTCCCTTTCCGATGTCAGATAAGGTCTTTTCGAGTCTACCGGTATATTCAAGGTCGAAAAGGGACTTCACAGGGAAGAGCTCCACCATTTTCTTTCCGACAGGCGTGCAGTACAGGGACTTGCC is part of the Fusibacter sp. A1 genome and harbors:
- a CDS encoding CHASE4 domain-containing protein; the protein is MKHKAFILFSHLSKIQVFTLIMIFIGGVFTSLLVPSFFVTRQFEKLEQEELLVDIERLRSILTQEQQQLTNLALDWGEWDATNEFIDDMNQAYIDENLYWEYLEDSQALNYIFYIDNFHQVIFADGYDSEIGSLTIDKFISPQMIELFFDKMAENGRNFTTVVSTDDGPVLLAGNIITNSHRTTPTKGLIMMGRLIDHTMVDSLSVHFGVPIDLGESNFPEKNPLYLSGPDFYYSYQTIHPDLIEARMTFKTIDGSMFSLVIHWPRTIYNEGEKVAVLVQVLVILSFLSVNLLVFFSLSGYLTYMERTRRRLEKELNASETKYSDLFNNADDAIYIYDENFLIVECNKTAYECLGLTREQLLEKSMLSIAPSAIITSMQQLVLLSKSGHVNYETLHHHSDGSTFPVDIMAQKVTYMNKTAIMEIARDITTLKRVTDELVAAKKNAESANMAKSIFLANMSHEIRTPMNAIIGYSQLLLNDQSISSTVKNNLKTINKSGNHLLALINDVLELSKLESGKPQINDNDFDLISLVEEIIQMFQLRAKQKRIRLTFIHSDNFPDFVVGDESKIRQIMINLIGNAVKFTSDGAIDVMMNLVSSGDIFYEITFDVTDTGIGIALEEQDKVFQSFTQTQSGISSGTGTGLGMSISREYARLLGGDLFILRSESEVGSCFRFTCPLKVSEKLGIALNVPDSEPFRRLKAEKLVDKIEPAENDRLIPLDMIEHLKASLENGDRLSIENLLPKLIRINKDVAEEIETLLDQYDYECIQLLLQKEAERGQTDQYHDY
- a CDS encoding two-component system response regulator — translated: MDRPTNIMIIDDTPANLKLLEQLLRTEGYHVFSFPNGELAIKSAINKRPDLIFLDINMPQMNGYEVCKALKSHRNTFDIPIIFISALHSTMDKVKAFNAGGVDYVSKPFEIEEVRARLKTHLKIHELESKLRDVSHHLGEMVKMKVAEVAESQYATIIALARLAESRDDDIGNHIERVKTSCKRLAQLLSVFPEYKNLITPIYIENLSHASLLHDIGKVAIEDAILKKPERLTISEFERMKEHTTIGADTLKVILEKYPQNKFISMGLAIANYHHEKWNGTGYPGHLSGISIPLPARVMSIVDVYDALRSKRCYKDPFTHDESIRIIQSEKGISFDPLITDIFVEHHEEFRQIYDMTT
- a CDS encoding cell wall metabolism sensor histidine kinase WalK, which translates into the protein MKKQKTLNQKIRLPYLMMIVIMPLLVFIVFNFALRSYFYRNTLNDLKQSFTTVQVLVREEVATRLPQTTTQPTLEQVRSTLTSLNHAIRLAKRTQNTEILFTNSNEKLIFPKDFSETDLSEDLIADLVSKAGPQSLNVTQKIDYDGRTYLVAYSELKVLSSRASQNYLILVAPLIQNDSMLRQINLILIGIILVAVAIGSLVANKVSGDITKPIRAAALHATEISKGKYDLISSDPKSKEMSVLYNSLNDMSSVIQQSEQARIYYFQNLSHDLRTPLMSIQGYAEGISSGVFEDTAQAAAIIASESIRLKLLVDQLLTLSRLESGAQKLHLEKVDIKELLDQYAQRVQGITKQQNKMVTLNCPDDCYLLLDEELFEKAITNLLSNAVKYAQKIIVIDVTNRDTSVVIQIQDDGPGLNPETIPHLFDRFYKGDQGNFGLGLAIVATAVQLLGGRVTAENHKKGALFTVTLNRT
- a CDS encoding response regulator transcription factor, which codes for MAKLIYVADDEKNIRELMKSFLKNAGFEVATFETGDLLYEAFLKKEPDMIVLDLMMPGTDGLTICTRVRSSSPVPIIIVSARDSELDRITGITIGSDDYLVKPFSPIELVARVNSIFRRISLSGSSEVQTTLNFANMVIDEKTRQITYKNTVFDVSPTEFDFLAYLFNNQDKAVSREELLKNVWQFEDVVDTRATDDVVKRLRKKLAPTGVRITAVWGFGFKLETSDEKTENT
- a CDS encoding GNAT family N-acetyltransferase, with translation MKIEYVMVPKSSMDIAVLYDALGWLEQINITSHQLKMTMVQSYYVLYAYHGDQLIGTGRVVSDGIINAYICGVGVLEPHRGLGIGKEISRRLVDHCRSNKLHIQLVCKDNLVDYYKKLEFETMGTAMKISADHLK
- a CDS encoding flavodoxin domain-containing protein, translated to MSKVLIGYVTKTGSTREVAQRINEILTNKGHTVEIRQLDEVKDFKGFDSIIIGAPINGMNWRQDAYEFVNTHKAELSNVKVAYFALGIMAYQGRKLWNKTVNKALVKPSSIVEPIDTAVFGGVSGDVMPAPVRFIFGIPKDSKADQRDWTKIEEWADGLCSKL